The Lasioglossum baleicum chromosome 7, iyLasBale1, whole genome shotgun sequence genomic sequence AGTCACTTAACTTAGAAATAACTTTATTTCCCCATCTTGAGTTCGTTTTAATTGTCAACGAACTTTGTACAAAAAGAAGTGATGTATCAAGCCAAAACACAAGCTTGTATTTGGCGAGATTTGTAGAATAAAGAGCGTGAGATGAGAACAAGATGATAGTTTCACTTTGTTAGGTAGCGATATTCACGTTTAGCTTCCCGACTTTTCTTGCTAGCGAAAACCGGTCaagagacgcgcgacgtttcACGTGAGCAAGAGCGAGAACGATTGATTAACATTGAAatcagagtcgaacagctggcaGTTTACCGTCCCGTCGAATGAGTGATTAGGAGATCGATAGAGCGATCAACCAATAGGAATCCCCTTTTGATggggtcgataatcgatcctaaTCGAAGTACGACGGTGCTGACCACAGCCTACTCTAGTACTAGCCGTGCTGAACAACGTGGCAACACCGCTTTGTTTACAGATCGGGAGTCCGATTTCCAATACTGGGAGTCTTGTGCTTGGGATTATAATTAACGCttttttcatagaaaattatGTTAAAATACATAGTTCGTTGTTgattatgtttaaacaatgtgtAAATATTCTAACTATGGTAAGTAGAAGTGATATTAAAGCAtattagtatttataaatgCGGTATACATTttgtggactctcggaatagttTGGTGTTGTGATACATAATATGTGAAATATTTCCAGTGGTTTTAAGAAAATAGAAGCATGAAGCAATGGGAAATCATCTTTGaactaaaatgcaacatttgaaaATGAATGAAGGAATATATAAGTCAATAGAAGCCTGAAATAGACGAAATTATTGTGACGAAGTCGAAGAGGTTAAGTGACTGCGTGTATACTGGTGTATACGTCAAAAAGGTTGGGTAAACCGTTACTGAAGAGAAAAGTTGTGCaggtaatatattatatttattataatatcgtcttataaaggataattttataattgttgtaAATTTCCTCACCACCCTAGGGGTATTACTGTGTGTATACActaacattaataaaaattcttattaataataaaaaaatataaaaagaaaataaataaactaagACAAATAAAAAACTCTGTTGATGCATTAACTAACACATATTAGAAAGAATAAgttaaatatatcaaaattaatgctttaaaaaaagttgaattaaaaaaaaaataattgaaaatttatgttCTGTTGTGtgtgaaagtttttattttacgatgttTAGAAATGGTATGTGCATTCATTTCTAATTGACTATTATTTATAGTTTTAACGTAATCATTTagtaaaatattcgaaaaaattcataataatctaaacaaaatACTGTGATAATCTTTACCACAAATGCATCTATCTAAAAATGCTAAATGGTATATATCTgattgtatactaatatatgttaatttaaataaaatatgtttatgaTTTTCAGATATTAGAAAATCTGATTCCAAATTAGGAACATTTATTATGGCCTCCATTATTGCACACATGTGAGTAAAAACATTTATTACATCTTCTGTAGGAGTTGAAAGACCACCCCTTTGTAAATGAtcaaaatatacattatttacaGTTGTTCTCCACAATTAATAATTTGCATATAtcacaatttaatttttttgcaacAGAATGGGACCCATAACCGGATATATAAATCTTAATGGAATCATCAACAATACAAGTGGATAAATAATCAGTGtcaaaaatttctgaaaaaccGCTGACATCAACAGGAGCATCACGAAGATCGTtaccatcgtcgtcgtcgttgcaaatttggaatttattttttatatcagcAAAAGAAAACGAACTTGCCGATTTTGAAAACATACGTTTTAATCTAATCTTTTTTTCGGCATGAATTGCTTCATCATATGATACGTATAATTATTTTGGTACTCCAATGGTTCGAAATTACAAgcttttctttataattgtttatCAAATTTAAGAAACCACTAATTAGATCAGAATCAATAAACTCTCTAACTAAATTTTCATGGTTTTCAATTATTCTTTCCCTGTGCTCTATAGGATCTTTTCTTTGTGGTAGCACACGTTTTGATGGCGAATTGGAAAAAATGGAAGGTATTGCATTTTCCATAAGTCTTGGACATCTGAATAAAACATTCTCCAGTACACCGTTAGGAGATGGAATATTCTGATACCTTTGGATATCAGTTTCTGCAAAATGCAGACTACAAACTGCAGAATATTTTGTCGGTGTCCAATTTTTATGGGGAATAGCAGCCATCCATTTTTTCCGCAATTGCTCATCTTTGGGgaatttaaatatagaaatataattattttctttaagaGTAGTATCATAATTTCCCTTACAATTGGGGACACAACAACGCCGTGGCATTATTAACTAACAAATAAGGTATAAAACTTTTGAAAAGAACtatgtaaaacaaattttcgGAGAACTCTGTATGTATATGATTTTGTACAAATTTAGATGCTATACTATTAAAATGTTATTGAAATGCATTGAAAGAACAATAGATTGTATTAAGTAAATGTGCTAAAAAGTTAATAAAGAATACTTAGCACCATTATTGCACGATGTGTACTACACACTGATGAGAACATTTGAAAACTACGCGGAAAACTGAGAGGCCGGTAGGGGAGATTGAGAGTCTGATTCAGTGGGTTGGGTTAGGTatattggtatatatatatcaatcgGACTCCCGCGTTGTTGCCATTTTTACCTTCAGCACGGCTAGTACTAGAGTAGGCTGTGTGCTGACCTATGCTACTGCGAGCTGTTTATCGAGTCTCGATCTCGCTGTTACGTGCGGGTCCGCCAATAGCGGGGCGGCGCAGTAGATCGACGCGTTCACACTGCTGACACGTTCAGCCAATCCCACAAACaatggaataaaaatatttaaattgtggTACAGAAAGTTAGCTTTCGAGCTTTTTCTAAATACCGCCGTTGTGAATGAATTGTTCATGTTTCAAGATGTGACAGGGAAGAAAAATATCAGTCACGACATTTCGCACACAATTGGCAGATGTACTCACACGGCATTTAGATGAGGAAATTCCAATCGAGGTTGAGAGAAGAATTGTTCAGCAATTGCAAAAAAGAAGAAGCAGACGTCCATAAAGTCCGGAGATATTGTTCGGAATGTTATAATACAAATGCAAAACTATTCGGACGCAAGACAGCCAAAAATTCGACCAAAAAAGTCGTCACTTTTTGCAATACCTGTAAAGCCAAACCACATGTTTTAACTTTCATTGAAgttaaaacatttattttttaaccttgataatgTGTCGGTCTCAGGTACCGACGATGCCCAAACGGAAAGTACAATGTCGCTCCCCAGGGACCGACGCCGCGCTCAACGTGTTAATTGTTTATGTTGCATCATCCCTCTCCTGGAGCTAATTCAATAATTTTCCAACTGTTTTAGCGTTACCGTGCCGACACTTGTTATTGCAGTACGCACGCTATGGCTGTACTGTACCTtcggtaaccagaaatttttgacattttcttatgtaatcctgtagattttgacgaggagATTAGTGGTTCAAAAGTGATGAATCTCtaaatttgaacaattttcagCGTTTTTACAGGTAAGGGAACCGCTATATTGGTATGTACTCAGACATTGTGCAATGAGCGGAGCCGCGAGAAGGTTGGTCAGGGTTAGATTCGTGTGGAGGGGTGAAGGTCCGTTACACCGGCTCGACAACACTGTGTAGGTTTTGTCCCTACTGGTCACTGATAGGGAAGGCGACCTACAACGCGTTATTGGTCCGAAAGATTGCGATTGAATCAGTAACACTGCTGCTATGTATAATTAGTAACAATAACTTTATTCACTGTTACAAAGGCATGTAATTGCCTACAAAGTACCAAGAAGTCGATACGAGTACACTTAGCAACGGCTTAGGAAAAACAACGTGGTGTCTGTACAAAGAATCAGAGAAGAAGTGAGAATGGCGCCTAGGCGGGAAAGCGCTCTAGGCGGCAACGAAGAATCTCAAGAGGGGCGACTCGCATGCGGCTATTGCCAGGCGACACGAGCGCCGTGGCAATGTGCGGAAGCGCATATTGCCCCTACAACTGTGTGCATACCCTGCCATCTAGCCGTTCCGCTTGTTAGACAACGCGCGACGCAGGGTACATACCAACATGGtgacgcccttacctgtcaaaacgcTGAAAATGGCCCAAGTTCCAGACActaataacttttgaaccattgatctcCTAGTATtgaaacttgaatttttggcattttctcgcACAAAATCTACAGCAGCGGTGGGAATTTTTGTCTCAACTGAGACAAGACCGTCCCTACCATAGCACTCAGTGTCCGCCACCAGCATCCGTGGTTACCATGGAGGAAGCCGCGGTTCAACCGCCGCAAGCAGTGTGCAGGCCTCGTGCATCATGGCCGCGAGGAGCGCTACGTGCACAGACCTTTCGGCCTTCGCTTAAAAcgtaatttttaattgaatcagtttctgtgtgtgtgtgtgcgtgcttcttctctcgttcgggtaaagttgccgataatGAGGGCcctcaccgatttcgacgaccttgaaatatgttataaattcgatgtttaaatatctttttcctttgaaataaagctcatcgaaatcggataggaaatagtacatcgagaAATTTACCGACGCTCAGCTGCCGGCACGCTGAGCTgtacgcgtctaggtcgcgctctgattggtccgtgtttttcgttaatagctACTTCACGAAGCCTCGGacgacattttcgtaaaggaaaatgttgcttgaaatgatctcgagAACCTATCATTTCATTAAACTAaggtaattttgagacaccctgtagaaatgTCAGGGATACTCGGCGCGGGGAGGGAGATAGAGACGAGGTTCGAAGGGGTGGTTGGCTGGTTTTCTGGGGTTAATTCCTTCCTCTGGACTTCTGGTGCAGATTCCTGGTTCCTTTTCTTGTGGCGGCGTCCTCTTCGTTTTGTTCTCTTTGAGACGGTGGGCAAAGTAGGGTGAGCGCGTTTAGTTGGCGGGACGGTCATGCCAGAATTTAACTAAGAAGGAAGTGACTCGAGATGGGGGCGGTGGTCAGTATCTTCTTTGTGCAGGAAACTCTGAGGTGACAGCACTATGGAAATATGTTCCACTGGGGAAGAAGTTTTTTTCCGAATTTGTCTAGCGCGCGCCGCGGTATTTCAGGGCAGTCGTGCATATTTTTACTTTCGGGAAAATTACCCATCTTGCGGGGGTTGATTATCGAGTAAGAAACCATCTAGGTACCTGACAGTGAGAGCGCCCGGGTAATGGAACGGAGGGCGGACGGTGGTACCGTTACGCAGTGCTGGTAGTGGGGCGGCTGCGTTAAGCGTCAAAGGGTGATTTCCGTGTATCGCTTGAAATACTAAACACGTTAAGTGTAACTTCTCCGCGAGATCAGTCTTCTgaattgagagagagagagagaaatagcaCAGAGAGAACCGGAATTGGCGAGACGAGAGAACTCGCGTTTATGCAAAAAGCGGACAGGGACACGTGCACTCGACGGTAGAAAGCACACGCGGACGAGTTGGTATGAAAACTGTCGCCGAGCTGCTCGCGTACTTCGATGGGAAATAGGAGGACTATCCAACGTGGGCGAAGCAAATAAAAGTGTTACGGAGAACTTATAAATTGAACGATGACGAGACGAAAGTACTGATAGGAATGCGTCTACGGGGAAAAGCGAGAGATTTACTACACTCGCGATCCGAATTCATTGAAGTGCTCGCCGCC encodes the following:
- the LOC143210360 gene encoding THAP domain-containing protein 1 A-like, which translates into the protein MPRRCCVPNCKGNYDTTLKENNYISIFKFPKDEQLRKKWMAAIPHKNWTPTKYSAVCSLHFAETDIQRYQNIPSPNGVLENVLFRCPRLMENAIPSIFSNSPSKRVLPQRKDPIEHRERIIENHENLVREFIDSDLISGFLNLINNYKEKLVISNHWSTKIIIRII